In the genome of Agelaius phoeniceus isolate bAgePho1 chromosome 14, bAgePho1.hap1, whole genome shotgun sequence, the window AGTGCAGAAGTAACAAGCATTCCAGGGTCTTACTGAATCTTTGAATTGGAATCAATCGAAGAGTTGATTTTTTTAACATGAGTAAAGGAGTTGATAAACCAATacaaaagggaaacaaaagatGATTTCTTCACCCAGTACTTAGAAACGCAGTGGGGTATAAACCAATAGTAGAGGTGAGTGACCAGCCCGGACACATCAGCACTTTAGTTAATATCAGTTAAAAaatgtgtatgtatataaaCATCCCTTTTATCAAGCTACACATAAGCATCACTGTGTATAACACAATTACAATTAAAAGCTTAGTGTACACTACAGAAATGCACAATACTGCCCTAAGACTGGAGAGGGACCACAGAAAATGAATTCAGCATCAGTAACTCTTTTGCAAGTAACCCAAGTACAGAACGTTTGACTTCAAAGTGGGTGCGTTCTGATGTCCAAGGAGAAGAAGCTTCAGCAAGGGAGGGTGGCAACAGCACAACAGCTATTTTGCTTGCAAAGTAAATGCTAGGAGGAAAAAGATGACTCGGACACtttgtttattttcctcatCAACAGAGTGTTCATTTGCATCATCCTGGGTCAACAGTCACGCCAGCTCTGTTCTACTATTGCAGAAACCCGTTTTTCATATTCCCGCTTATTCTCTTGGTATAGCTGAGCTGCCTGGCTGTTTGCTGGACTGTTCGGATTTGGCTCATCCAATAGGGACTgtgcaaagagaaaaacatcCTTAGGCACTGCTGAGTACAGTTTCCAACACAGCCTCTGAACTGGCCATGCTAGTCAGAGCAGAGCTGTTAGTCCAGGtgcatccctgcagctggaaggctTTAGAGGCTTTGGccaccagtgtcacccctgCACAGTGCAGGTGACTTGCTGTGACAGCCAAGCATTGCTGGGGGACCCCTGCAGTGACCACCTGTGTCACTGCCTGGCCAGTTTACACCTGGGAGGGACTCACACTTTGCCAATATTGTAGCTGCTATACTGGCTCTtaggagagggggaaaaaaagtttccTGAGCTGTTTTTGTCAAAGCATCCTAATGTAATTCTGTCTCTTCATGCAGAGTTCTTTTACCTGTATGGATGTTAAGATGGAGGAGACATCATAAGTGGGGCTCCAGCGATTCTGAAGGATATCCAGACATATACTACCGTCTGCATAGACTGGAAAGGGTCAAAAAAACAGCTTGAAACACAACTTGTACAGCCACTGGCTTTTCTCCCTAGTACTGCCCACTCCTGAAAACCTGTGTACAGACACACTGCAACAGTCCATACTGCAAACAGGCCTCTAGGTAGGAAGCACTGAAGCTCCTCACCAACAGAAACCTGAAGTATTTAAACTCAACCCCTGGTTATTCTCTCACAAACTTCTCTGTGTCATTGCAACTGCCGCTGTGGAAAACCATGAACAGAttttaaggcaaaaaaaaatttagctACCCAGAAGTGAACCAAACAAAGAACACCCACAAACAGTTGCTCACACTCAAGGTTTCTCCATGAAGTCTCTGCAACAGAGTCCAGTCACCTTACTCACAACAGCTACATGAGAAccttccctccctgcactgTACCCACACTTGCCATGGTGGAAGGTTTCTGGTATTTCTGCACAAAGGCAAGGAATACCTCTCCAGCCTTTAGCTACCAAGGAAGGGGATTAATTAAACAATCTTACTGTCACTGGCTCTAGCTGGACCCTAACACTACATTTCATGGTGTATCATTCTTACAGGCATTTAGGGGAAGTGACAGATGACAGCTGCATTCACCGGAGTCACTATGCTATGTCTACAATACATACAGACAGAAGTCCAAAGCACTGCTATTAAAGTACAAAACATTCTTCTGTAAGGCTTAACAGGCAGTTGAGTGTCTCATCAGTACTGTGCTGTAACACCTGAAAGGTAAGAGGCTCCTTTTATTGCCCCTTTCTTTTCAAGCCTGAGCACTGCTCACATCCATCCTCACCAAAACTACACAACTACTGGAATTGTGCTGCCTTATTAGTGGAAACTTTTATAATAAATAGACCTTTTATACAGCAAGCTATAACAAAAAACATCCCAGCCCTCTCTTCCCCCCCATCAAACCTCCAACAGAACAGCAAAACTAAACCCAAGCACTGTCTAAGTACTTACCATTTGGATGAAACATTTTAGAGACAAATCTGACAGTAGGTGGCTTATTTGGGTATTCTTCTGTGAATTCTATTGTAAGTTTGAAAGTTCCTGGAGTTGAAAGAGAGATAAGCAACCTTTATTCAGCATGAATTTACACAAGGGATGAGTAAGTAGCATTTCCCCCACAATACACACTGACACTACAGTGCTCACACAGGCATGATGGGCATGGAACACACATTGTGCAATCCCACAGCAATTCCTTTACTCTCGTGGAGTTAATGATTAACACTCAAGTCCCAGACAGTACTGGTACAAGAGTATTTCCTGGGACTTACTTTTATTAAGGCAGTCAAAAGGTTTATGTAGGGAAATAAATCTGCCCTTGGGGGTTTATTCCAGAGAGCCTAATCCCAGTACACTGTACAAACAACAGCAGTGGGTGTAGAACCATCTGTGTACATAACGTCATTCCGTGAGTCCTATCTATGGAATATGCTGTCAGAGCAAGGACCTTGTAATTTATTTcctctaaattaaaaaaaggccTATTTCTCAACAAATGTAAGGTAATCAGGTCTTGCAGAAAAGTAGTATTGAATGCAGCCTCCAAATCTGACACTTTCAAATATAAACCTGACCATTTCCTTCATGCTAACTGGTCATCCTTAGTTAAAGACTGAGCAGAAACAGAAAACTGTAGCTGAGTCTCAATCCAACCATTTTAACAGCCTGCACCAACGAAAGTTATTTTAGCCCTTCTCCTCAGGCTATGACAATCTGAGAATAAGAAGTCTGTCAACTAAGCTGCACATATGGGTTCAGGGGATTAAGGCCTACTCCTGATTGAGCTCGGTAACCAGGGAACTCTACCTACTCCACTGCAGACCATGGGAGCTCCTCCAGCCAcgctcccagcaggagcagccggCCCCAGAGGCAGCCTGGGATGTTCCTGGGTGTGCCCAGGGAGAAGAGCTGAAGCACATCCATACAAACACACAGCTCTCCTGCAGAAGGGCTGCACCTGACACTAAAGCTGGAACAAGCTGCTGGTGGGGCATGTTGCCTTTTTTGAAAGGGCACCCTTATGTATCAGTGATGGATGAGTCAGGTTCCCCACATCCCCCCCATGCTCAGTGTCCTTGCTTCCTATTGTGAGGGAGTTTTCCAGCCCCAATATAATGAAGTTATTCCTTTGGCTAGCAAACGTGTGCCAATGACTGGTAAGCCAGAGAACagatttttggttttcctttttttttttttttcccagatcaGCAAGGACCTGCAAGATTTCCCAGGGACTCCTTTCTTTATAAGGAGATAAACTGTAACACTGAGTTGCAAGAAATGAAGGTCATTGCTTTGACGTTCCAGTTAGCAAATGAagacacagcacagatgctttagCACTTTCTCTACAGCAGTGGGAAGTCTCAACACCCTAAAAATAAGTTTAtgcatgtttggtttttttattagCAGCCTAACAATGTAACAGCAGAGAGCCAACACTATGCTATCTCACTGTGAAACAAACGAGCCAGAACAGTAGAGTTAGGATTGCTCAAATTAGTGGAAGTCTGCAGTGGGGTTTTCAAGTTTACTTCAGCTTAGTCCAGTGGCACAGAGCCAGGTGTGAGGTCAGCCTGAAACCCAGGACTGGGGAGTTAGAAACAACTTCTACCAGCTGCAAACATCAGCCCTTTAGAACCAAATGCTTAGAGATTTGACTCTAGATATtctcagctctccctgccccagtTTGGTTCTCAGGAGCCTCCTCCTGAAGGAGGAGTGACTAAGCAAGCAGTAGGCTGAAAACCAAGCACAAACCACCACATAGGTTCGACAGTAACAGGAGCAGTTTAGTCTTAGAATCTATTTAAAACCACTGAAAGAAAGGGAAGCTATTGTCCTACCAGAGATAGGACAGCGCTGATTTAACACAGATCTGAGCAAGGGGCTCCTCTGCTGCAAGACCCAGCTGGAGCATCTATCTACCTACTGGGATTTCCAAGTCAGGGCCCAGAGTGGCAATGGCTCTTTGGAAATGCTCCACAGTATGCAAACCCTCACTACTGAGCTTTATTAAAGGGAAAATCCAGAGATTTGATGCACCAAAGTCCAAGGGTCACCCACACTGAAAGCCCACAAAGGTATCACAGCACACTGCTGGGGATGAGGCCTTCAGGGTCCAGTCCCTTCTGTCACTAATTTTAATGCTTTCAACTGATATTTCTCACAACTTACCCTAGACAGACATTTTAAAACCATGAATTATCATATTTACTGTCATTATTGATTTTGGGATCACCACTAATCTTAGGCAAACATTCTCTTTTCTGCTCTGTACTTACCTTGTTGATCACTCCTACCTCAGGATTTGAGACCCTGACACAGCCAAGAGAGGTTTCTGCCCAGCCTGTgcaccagccccagctgctccagagagcagagcccgtgtccctgcagggcccccTCACTGCAGCCCCCGAGAGCAACCCCTCCATTCCACTGCCCAAAAACCAGGGACAGGCTCTTTCACTCCTGATACAGGATCCATATTCCACGAGCAAGGCATAAACCACACAGAAGACAAATGCCTTGTGTTCTCTGCTCAAGCCTCCTGCACAATCACAGCAAGGCAGGATACAATGGCTGAGCTACTTAAATCTGCCTGAGCCAGGAATCCTTACCCTAACCACAGCATCATCATCCAGCTTCAGAGAAACAGGACTGGGACAGCCTGGCTCTCCATGGCTGTGCCAGCATTACCACTTCAGATGCCACACACAAAGATTCTTAGAAACGTGGTGGAGGGAGGATAAATATCCCCAGGGTCCCACTGCAGACACCTGCAATCGAATCCTCTTACCCAGAAGATGGAAGTTATGCTGCTGGTCTAAATTAGTGGTTGCTCCTAAGCTGAGCCAGCCTGCACACTGAGTTGTGAAAACACCCTCCAAGTCTGGGGGTGGAGAAGGAGGGATATCAGCTGCAGAATGCTGCACAGCAAGTAAACAAATGTGCTTCAACTTCAGGTTTGCAGCCCAGACAAACTACAGCAGCTCAGAAGCTGCGAGCAGAGAAGGGCCTCACCAGAATGACGATAAAGAACAGTAACTCTCACGATGTTGGCATCATTATAGCTCTAGAATAACAAACCCCCCTAATTTCACAGGCTTCTTTTACAAGAACTAAGCTATCTGAAGTTTTACAGTATCACCACAGAGTGAAAGAGcctaaaaatgaaaaacaacacTGACCTGCAAAGGCTTCATGAGAAAGATTTATAGAGTTTCAGTGTATCTTTGAGTCACAAGGGCCCGTGCAGTTGCAAAGCCAGTCCAAACTAACATGCTGttaaattaaaatttccttATTACCTACATGAAGCTGAACTGCATCTGGACTGCACTACCATGATCTGAACTGTGCTACTTCACCCACTGAGTGGGAAAGCACAGCTGAGGCACCAACAAGCCCTATCTCCAGGCTCCACTTAGTGCTTTGTTATCTGGGAAAGTAAGATCCATCCAGGGGGAGGAGATAAGCAGATATCCTGCTACACAAGACACATCTGTTTTCCTGAGCACACAGTGTGAAAACACAGACTTTGCTAAGAAAAGAGCAATCCATCACACCTTGAGGCTACAGATGACATCAGCCaaagcagcaggacagcagcagcagcctcaagCATCTGTCTGAACCTCAAACTGCTGTGAGTGCAACATGTCCTCAGTACCCAAGACAGAGACACAATGCTGCCTCAGGAAGCACAGAGGAAATCAATATGTCAGGGCTCTCAAGAGCAGCCCTCAACCTTCTGCAACTAAATGGAAatatatggaaaaaaaccccttagaGCATCTGTTAACCACATGCTGAGCTGGAAGAGCCTGAGCATGGGAAGAACCTGCATTTCAGCACACTGCAAGGAGACAGCTTTCTGCTCCAAACAGTGAATCACTCTATTAGCAGCAGTGCTCCAAGAGCCTAAAGCAGCTCTAGCAACCCCCACAGAAGTTTCAGTGAGCCCTTCTTTAAGGGTTACCAGATGAGACAGCAAAATACATTTAGTCTAGCTGCTCTATTATGTGATGTTTTAAGTCCAAGCTCTAAACATCAGACTGCTGAAGCAGCTACTCCAGCAAATTTCTTAACTAATgaaatacattaaaaagaaGTGAGTCTTCATAGCTTTCTTAGGCCTGAAATATTTGAGGTCTTCAAAATGTTCACAGAGAAATACAGTCTGCAAGTCAGAGGCACATCCACAGGTGCTACCTCCACGGATAAACAAAGACAAGGGAGTTAGCCAAGAACAACATAAGAGTTAAGGAATTTTTCCTATGCTTTTGTCATGAGTCATGGAGATCTAAGATTAATTATAGCCTACACTGAAAAGTACCTTAAAAAATGCATCACTGATTTCAGTTAGACAGTATTTCATGTCTAACAGGTTTTCACAAGATGCTGAAGTACTCATACAGCATCAGTAAACCTATCAAAGTCGGT includes:
- the UBE2A gene encoding ubiquitin-conjugating enzyme E2 A, giving the protein MSTPARRRLMRDFKRLQEDPPAGVSGAPSENNIMVWNAVIFGPEGTPFEDGTFKLTIEFTEEYPNKPPTVRFVSKMFHPNVYADGSICLDILQNRWSPTYDVSSILTSIQSLLDEPNPNSPANSQAAQLYQENKREYEKRVSAIVEQSWRDC